From Erigeron canadensis isolate Cc75 chromosome 5, C_canadensis_v1, whole genome shotgun sequence:
ttgatgttaaataaaatacaaagttgttgcggaacaaagatattacaaagtaagtatctaaacaaccttatgaattacaagtgatctaatatttgctaaataaactcttttgatcgaaatacttaaagttgtgaagtataactgtttagatcgagagtatttgagcaaagacaccaaattgcaaaagtgtaatttggacgagggaagtgacttggtatttataggcaaaaagaatgaatataatattctttttgccataaaaatatagttacatgcttttaagaaaattactttaattccttaaatgcattgattaaagtacaagaataaagtcacttgataatgacttgtattctaattaaccaaccacctttacatgcgtgtaaggcttttaacaaaagacaaatggattgtccagTTAAAGACATGTAAAGgtataaagtcaattcctcgtaatcagtgttcaaacttttaaggtctagaacacggtcaaggactccagtcaggagatctgatAACtctgccagtgagctccgctatttgtcagacttctttcttcagacttcagtcttcgacttcagtggaaagatcttgactgcagtgaagtccagtgaacaaatttggtggaatccagattcctttacaagtaagttgttcactggtcttcacataatttctggacaaatcttcaaagggctccagtagtcacgtctggagtgAGTCCAGTAAACCTGGACCTAACATATATATGTcttctattatatattttttttatatttagtttagtaattaaataatttcaaaaatagaaTTGTTTTTTCCCATAAGATGGTACTAGAAAAGACAAACTAAGGAGGACTATGTTCGGTTCAACCGATCGTCGGTGACCAATTATAAGATAAAAGAAGTTTTTAAATTctctattaaaaattataaatttacgTATTACGTGAGAAACCCTTATAATTGAAGGAAAAAACTCTCACATGCTCactttatatgaaaattaaatatatatgatcatcTTAAACATGTATAGAGTCAAACTCAAATATGAGCAAACATTAGACCTTTTGTGAGTTTCCATCTATAGGTATtaagttgtttatatatatacaccggTAATATTATTTCGAGTTGaaatttatttctaaatatatGCATGATTGAAAGGATTTATAGATACATGATacatcttcttctttctctctccctctctctctctctctctatatatatatatatatatatataattctctatctcagTTTGATGATGTGACCTAGCTCAGAGTTCGCCAAATCATTTTTTCCTACGTGACATTCTCACGGTCTCGTCCATCATAGGTTGACACGTAAGCTGACACCTATGTATACTTGACAAATTATCATCTAGTCAACAGCCACAtagcttttatttattataaatatatatcatattaaaaAGTCATAAGCATGATTAGATCCACAATCTCAATCTTTTAATTTGAAAGATAAATCACTTGATCTAAtgagatttttgtttatattttgcaaaACATGATAGATATTTGGTCTAAAATCCCACGAAACTaattaaaactattatttttataattagatgactatatatataaaagagatataTGGTAATAGTTTCttaccaaaaatatttaatattaatatatattatgacataaattgattaataagaATTCATCATAAATACATATTGATGACATAttccaaatttataaaagtttcaatattttaaagattttatctaattcttattaaaaagtaatcatgattcttaattttttaatataatatcttttgagaTATAAATTTTAGTATCATCAAATTCGATGAatacattgtcttaaccgggtctgcCTAGAATGTCTACTTGCATTCCCCTATTATATCCCGCCTTTACCATCAGAACATTTATTAGCAAAACATGTTACTATTTGTAAATAATCAAGATGATAATTGTTGGTGCTCTATTTGTTGTTGTCTGCGTAGTGGTCGTCTTTGTTACCGTTTGCTTCAAATTATTACATGTTAGCTAAAAAAGATTGATTATCTACAAGAAAAAGTTTTTAGAGTGTGTAACCTCCCAAACAACTTTACTATATAAAAGAGCGAGATGGTTATAACTgtttataaacatatacaaaacatgTAATTTATAATGTATTCCCTTTTGGCTTTTAAATTGCTAACCATTATgatttttagttgttttgttACATAACGAGTCACGGAGAAAAATGTTGTCTTAATTTAAGTTGAATTTGTGTTTCTATATACTCTATGTTTAATTCTTTGAGGGTGGACGTAATACGTAATGAGGCAAGGTGGTGATCCACCGGTGACCGGTTGGAACACCACCCGCCCTGTAGGTACCAATGGGGTGGGTAGcaaagtggtgatggtggtaTCTGGTTTTCTTCTTATCCTCTCaccttatttgttttatctttttctttgttttgttttttgtcttttaagTGAGGAGAGACGGGGAGAGAATGGTGAAATATTCATCGCTTGTGGAGGGAATGGGGGAAGACGAAAAAAAATGAAGACTCTATCCcgaagtttataattttttccttataaaaatgtttattagtttgtcatttgacattttacttcattttataaaaaaatatctaatgTTTGTTGAATTATTTATTAGAAATTTATATTAtctcgtgcaacgcacggggctaaacctagtacatatatatatatatatacacatacgaTTTTCACCATGTTCGTCATCAccatatgttcttgttcttctCCATTTTTCCGACGACGATTCTGTTTTCGGcaacccatttgacttgtttTTCAGGTGAGATACCTAATGGTGGTGATGggtatgttttagtttttccATATCATGATCTTCGTCATCATCATTCGCTGGAGGTTCATCGGTCGAAAGGAACAAAATAGCATCGACGCTTCCATTTGGCATAGATAAAGAGAGAAATTATGGTGTGTTGTGAacgaagaagaaaaaataaaagaaaccatAGGAAAATTTACACATGGAACCGATGCTTCTTTTTTTGCAACTGATCTCTGTCCAGAACAATTCAGTCCGAGCTCAAAGTAGCGAAAACCCAGCTCCAAGGAAATATATAAGATCTCCGCCACGATTGCtaaggtaacaagattaccacaaatctcctcaagaaggacaCAAGATATTCataaaggaggaagagatttaccctaattctcttactctcctctccaagttatttaccctctatataaatagaggaggaagccCCACGGCAAAGGGATCATACACATTCATACGCataaaaaccccaaaaaaaCCCCAAGTCGAACAAATCGGCTTAGCCATAAAACTatccggcgtaaagcggtctctccgaccctctgaccgtaagggaatcgccgctaaacaccaacaacccaactcacacctccggttgagccatagtgcatttatttgatcaaacaaattggcacCATCTGTGGGACCAACCTGAACACAAACCCGAACCCACCATCGATCAAAAATACTACATATGGCCAACCGAGACCCAGAAAGTGCCCAAAACGACAGTTATAGGTCGCCTTGGGCCCCTCAAAATCGGCAACAAAAGAAAGGATGCCAAGGATGTCATCACCGACATAACCTTTGGTTCCAAAGAAATCGACAAATTCTTAGAGGACCCGTTGGTAATACAGATCGCAGTCTGTGATATCCTGGTCCATATGGTTTACATAGATGGAGGAAGCGAGTGCGACGCCCTCTACGAGCATTGCTTTCTGCAGCTTCCCGATTAAATCCGGAGTTCGATAACTTCCCCGAAGGCACCCCTGAGCGGATTCGCAGGAGAGCGAACTTGGCCGATAGGGAAATTTGCCTACCAGTCCGAACTGGCCAATCCCCGACGATCAGGACGGAAAACCTAGACTTCGTTATAGTGAGGTCACCCTCGCCCTATAATGTACTGCTGGGGAGACCTGCTATGAAAAGACTGGGAATCGTTGCGTCCACGATCCACTCCGTGGTCAAGTTCCTGACTCTAGAAGGGGTGGGGACAATAGAGTCCCTCCGTAGTCCCGGAAAACACATTCACGATGTGAAACGGGCCTGGGAAGAAACGAAGGTTACTATCCCTATGACCACTGAACAGGACAAAGAGGAAGGGATCGCGATATACCCGGCTTTCCCGGAGCAGCTAATTCTGATAGGAAGACAGTTGCCCGCAGAGTTCAAGCCGAAACTTCGAAAACTGTTGGAAGACAACATGGATGTCTTCGCATGTGATTATTCCGATATGTCAGGGATACCTCGGAAAATACCAGTCTGGGGTAAGGAATTTGTAACGGAGCATAGGTTGAACGAACATAAGCACCTGACCCCCATCTATCAAAAGAAAAGATCCCTGGCAGCGGAAAGTGACCAAGTCGCATTAAAGGAAGTAGACGAGCTCCTAAAGACCGGGATAATAAGGGAATCAGTATACCCCACATGGGTAGCCAACCCAGTCATGGTAAAGAAGAGCGACGGAGGATGGCGGATGTGTGTAGACTTCACAAACATAAACAAAGCAACGCCAAAGGACTGCTATCCTCTGCCTGAAATCGACTGGAAGGTCAAATCTGTAGCGGATTTCAAATTGAAGTGTTTCCTAGACGCGTACAAAGGATACCGTCAAATACAGATGGCCAAAGAAGATGAGGAAAAAACGTCGTTCTATACCAGCAAGGGAATATATTGTTACACAAAAATGCCGTTCGGCCTTAAAAATGCAGGGGCCATGTATCAGCGGCTCCTGGACAAGGTCTTTCATCATCAGTTAGGCAGAAATCTAGAAGCCTACGTGGACGACATGGTCATCAAAAGCGAAGAAGACTTGTTGACGGACGTGCAAGAGACTTTCAACACATTGAGAGGAATCAACATGAAACTCAACTCGAAAAAATGCTTCTTCGGTGAGGAAGAGGGGAAATTTCTGGGATATTAAATAACGAAGAAAAGGATCTAGGCCAATCCATCAAAAGTTAGCAAGCTTTCGCAGCTACTCCTGCCAACCTCGATAAAGGAAGTGCAAAGTCTGAACGGGAAATTGGCAGCGTTAAGCAGATTCTTGTCTAAAGGCGCTGAAAAGCAACTCCCATTCTTTAAAACACTTAAGGGATGCATAGACAAGAAGACTTTCAAATGGACTGTTGAGGCCAACGAAGCATTCGagcaaatgaaaaaatatatcgCGGAGCTACCGACTCTGACATCCCCGATAGCAGGAGAAaccttatatgtatatacatatacattgcGACATCTGAGGAATGTGTAAGCTCCGTACTACTGGCCGAAAGAGACAGGAAGCAAATTCCCATCTATTTCGTCAGCCGGATCCTGCAAGGAGCAGAAGCGCGGTATCCAGAGCTCGAAAAACTGGTCTTAGCATTAGTTCATATAGCCAGAAGGCTCCGACGTACTTCCAGGCCCACAACATCACAGTCTTAATAGACAAACCAATCAAGCAAGTGCTGCTCAAACCCGAAAAATCGGGTAGAATGGCCAAATGGGCTATCGAACTCGGGGAACATGACATAGAATTTCGTCCTCAAAGCTCTATGAAAGGTCAGGTGCTTGCAGACTTTATCGCAGAAACCTGACATAACAAGGAAACCGGAGATACGAGTCACTCAAGCACACTAACCATCACCGAAGAGCGTGATAGGAGCAAATGGCAGCTATATACAAACGGGGCATCAAGCAAGAGTGGCTTCGGAGCAGGCCTAATGCTAATAGGACCTGATCAGAAGGAGTACACTTACGCGTTGCGGTTCAAGTTCGAGACAACGAACAACGAGGCGGAATACGAAGCATTATTAGCAGGGCTCCGGATAGCGAAGGACATGAAAGTCCGACACATACATGTATATGTAGACTCGCAGCTAGTAGCCAAACAAGTCCAAGGGGAGTTCGAAGCAAAACAatcaacaattaaaaaatatttagagAAAGTTCATGAATTGATAAACTGCTTCGGGTCATTCGAAATAGAACACATAAGGAGGAACCAGAACCAAAAAGCGGATGCGCTTAGCAAGCTGGCATCCCTAACATTTTCTCATCTAGCCAAAGACGTTCTGATAGAGGTCCTCGAAGACAGATCAATAGAAGGGAAGGAAGTACTAGCAACAATCACGGAAGACCTGAACAACTGGATAACACCTATAAAGGAATATCTAGTGAGTGGGCTCCTCCTAGAGGATAAGAACGAAGCTCGGAAAATAAGAATTAAAGCGCCTCAGTTCAAATTAATGGATGGAGTCCTGTACAAGAAAGCCTCCCTAACCCCATGGCTGAGGTGCGTTGGGCCAAACGAAGCAAACATGATAATAACAGAAACACACGGAGGGATCTGCGGACACCATGCTGGCCCAAGGTCGATAGTAGCGAAGATACTGCGACTCGGCTACTACTGGCCAACTATGCATCAGGATGCATCAGCAACGATACAAGTATGTGTAAATTTCCAACTACACGCAAATGTCAGTAGGATGCCCAAACAAGACATGACCTCCGTTATCTCAGCTTGGCCCTTCGCGCAATGGAGAATAGACATAGTGGGACCATTACCAGCAGCACTGTCAGGACACAGGTTTTTGATCGTCGCGATTGATTACTTCACCAAATGGGTAGAAGCAAAACCGCTGACGGAGATCACAGGGAAGAACGTTGAAAAATTCATCTTCGAGCATATAATTTGCCGATTCGGGGTGCCACACACCATCATCTCCGATAATGGGAAACAATTCTTGGAGGGCACATTCCCAGATTTCTGCGGTTGGTTAAAATTACAGCAAAATTGTACCTTCGTATATCATCCCTAAGGCAACGGAATGGTCGAAGTAACAAATCGCGACCTAGTCAAAGGTATTGAGAAAAGGCTGGGACCTACTCGAAAAGGATGTGTCGATGAAATACCCTTAGTATTATGGGGATTAAGAACCACGCCAAAAAGGGGAACAAAAGAAACCCCCTTCAGCTTGTTATACAGATTAGAAGCAGTTTTATCGACGGAGTTCCAGGTCTCCACCTGCAGGGTATCCAACATGGAGACGGAGAACAATAATGAGAATCTACGGATAAACCTCGACATCCTGGATGAAACAAGGGAAATAGCGGCGATCCGAACAGCTTCCTACCGACAAAAAGTAGAAAACTACAATAATAAAAGGGTACGGAAGTCAACCTTTAAGCCAGGAGATTATGTGCTCAGATTAAATAGTCAGAGCGGTAAAGAGGAAAGAGGAAAACTTGGCCAAACATGGGAAGGACCATACAAAGTAACCCATGCCTATGGCAACGGAGCATACCACTTGGTCGACATGGAAGACAATTCAGTCGGAAGGCCATGGAACGCAGTAAACCTTCGCCGTTTCTACCACTAAGGACAAAGCTCCAAAAAATATGTATCACCCAATTTGGAGCAAgccttttaataaaaatacaaatttttaagcGAACAGGGTCGCAACCTTTCGcacataataaatataagtacgTACAAGTAATTAAAAAATACCTGAACGTTGGAGTAAGAGGACgctcattaaatccagagtaaGAGGACGCTCATTAAATCCAACATAACCACAAcacaaatctatatatatgagtatagaTAAAAGTTTGGTTAAAACTCAAGCACGCAGATATAAGTCTTTAAACAAAGATATAAATCAAAATGTGCAGagagtataacaaacatagatattaatgtttaaaaacaTTGATTAAGATGAGGAATGGGGCTTCTTTTGGAGCAACTCTTCGACTGAGGCAGAATCATTGGCAGCGATATCTTTCACAAAAGGGAGATCTGTGCGGGCAAGGGCATCTTCGGCTGCTAGCACTCTTTCTGTAGTCTGATCAGCAAAATCCGGAGCCAGGGAAACCAACCCATCCCTGGCTAGCTGGGTCAGGATTGACACTCTCTCCTGAGCATGATTGACACTCCGCCAACAACACACCAGCCTCCTCACTCCTGATAAGCTCAATACAGACATAAGGGATAACCTCAGATATAACCCTTTTTGACTTCAATTCTGCAGCAACAGCCCTTTGATTAGCCCCCGCCAGTTGGCCCTCAAGATCAATGATACGGGCGTCCCTCCCATCTATGGCCTTCTTACTTGATTCACAGTAAGTCCCCATATGATTGATCTTCACTTGAGCATTCTGCAGTTGTTTCACAAGTGTGGTACATTGCTTTTGCTGTTAAGGCAATTGCCACTTCAGATAAAGCTGCTCATTCTACAAACGAGCAATAAAAAACTGCTCCCTATGGCAAGAATCACAAACTGAAGAACCCTCCTCACGGCCATGTCTCCTCGGGTTAGCCAACTGCCCCTCCATATTTTCTTGTTGTTGAGCCAATAAACGAAGGCGAGCACCTACAACCGTCCCCACCAAAGTACTCATATACACAAGTTGGTTATGAGAAGCCTGCAAGTTCCTTGCATCTAAAGCCATGAGTTCCCGGATCCAATCCTCTGGAACGAAACGAAGTAAAGCATTCTCCACTACATCAGGCCCAGGAACATCTGTGGCACGTAAAGTAGAAGCCATAAGCAAACACTGAAGAAAGGAAGATAACAATAAAGGAATACTTACTAAGAGTCAACTCCCCAGGCTGAAGTTCACCTAGCAGCATCGTAACAAAAATGGACTGTGGTTTTGTCCTTTCCTTTGGGGCCTTGGAAGATGACCTTGATGAAACCTTCCTCTTCTTGGAAGGAGTAGCAGTAGGAGGGATCTCTCTCTCAACATCCACAATCTCGTGATCAATAGGCTCCACAGATGACAAATTTGCAGCAATAACAGACACCCGAGGCTGACATTCCAACAAGGGACCCTTCACAAACTCAGCCAGTGTAACctctaaaaacaaaacaaaaaaaaagagagagagtcATGCTAAGAGATGTGAACCCAagataaaataagtaaaagatAAAGTAAAAATGCACTTACCAGTGCCCCTAACACAAATTCTGGAATCAACTCCCTCGGGCCACTGCTTCAGAATACTGACCCGATGCAGAACAACATCAGGATAACGGTCCAATTTGACTGGATTCTGCAAAAGATGGTGATACAGGGGTAATTCAAGGGCatggtggggggggggggagcaGCTTCCTTAAACTTAGTTGGCTTCTCACCAGCCATCAACGGTTCATGGGCTTTAGGAATCATGGAGCACTCAATAAAAACAAACTCATTCTTCTA
This genomic window contains:
- the LOC122601388 gene encoding uncharacterized protein K02A2.6-like codes for the protein MLIGPDQKEYTYALRFKFETTNNEAEYEALLAGLRIAKDMKVRHIHVYVDSQLVAKQVQGEFEAKQSTIKKYLEKVHELINCFGSFEIEHIRRNQNQKADALSKLASLTFSHLAKDVLIEVLEDRSIEGKEVLATITEDLNNWITPIKEYLVSGLLLEDKNEARKIRIKAPQFKLMDGVLYKKASLTPWLRCVGPNEANMIITETHGGICGHHAGPRSIVAKILRLGYYWPTMHQDASATIQVCVNFQLHANVSRMPKQDMTSVISAWPFAQWRIDIVGPLPAALSGHRFLIVAIDYFTKWVEAKPLTEITGKNVEKFIFEHIICRFGVPHTIISDNGKQFLEGTFPDFCGWLKLQQNCTFVYHP